The genomic window ATTTCAATCAGCCGAGCCCAATGGAAGTTCAGTGTCGATTGCGAGTACCGTCCATTAACGGAACGAAACTCATCAAGTTCCTTTTGCGCCCGAGGTGTCGGAATCGAATCGCAAACATTGACTCGCGCCAGCGGCCCGACCCGCATCGAGCCATTGGGAAAACCAAGTGACTTGAGAAACGGAAACTTAAGGTAGGTCCAATCAACGACTCGCTCGCCATAGAGGCTGACATAATCATGATAGTCGACGTCGTCCAAAATTCGTTTGCCGGTGGGAGACACGCATCGCAATCGCCCGTGATAGAGATCCATCTCCCCGTCTTCGCCAACAAGCGACAGCGAAAGCATGGGCTGATTCAAAAAAGAGTCCACCCAAGTTTTATTTGAAAAATGAAACTCCTTGTACACACTCAAAACATCCACACACCAATCGATCACTTGGCTGACGCTAGGAACATCGACACCATCGTTGAAGTAAGAGATCTCAGCTTGGCCGAGGTTCTTGTGAATGCCCCCCGGTACGGCCGAAATACCATGGATTTTCTTACCGGCTGTTGCGCGAATGATTTCTTGGCCAAACTTTCGAATTAGAATTCCCCGCTTTGCTAACTCGGGATTGGCATTGACGATTCCCACGATGCTGCGGTCGGCGACTTCCACATCGCGTCCAAGCAGTAGGTCAGGAGCGGCCAGATAAAAGAAGTGAAGCGCATGTGACTGAAGGATCTGACCGTAATGCATCAGGCGACGCATCACTCTCGCCGTTTCGGGAATTGTCTGGTCGTTTAATCCTACGACTTCATCAATGGCCTTTGCCGCGCAAAGGTGATGGCTAACAGGGCAAATCCCACAAAGTCGTTGTACAATCACCGGGGCTTCCCAGTATGGACGACCCTGCACAAACCGTTCAAAGCCGCGAAACTCCACGATGTGCAGGCGGGCTTCGTCAAGCTCGCCTTTTTTGTTCAACATCAGCGTTACGCGTCCGTGTCCCTCAACCCGAGAAACCGGGTCGATCACAATCTCCCGACGATTCACACCACTATTCACGCTGCTATTCACACCACTATTCACACCGTTATTCATAAGTAATAGCTCCTCGGTTCAGCGAAAATGGGTGACCATAGATCTGACTTTTCAAGAGATCTCGGAAAAGTGGGCCCGGCGGAGGACATCCGGGAAGAAAGACGTCAATCTTCACTATTTCATGGCATGGATACACGCGGTCCAAAATTTTAGGTAAGTGCCGATTGTGCGGAATTACATTTGTGGGATTCGAAACAGTTGGTCCCGTGATGTAGGATTCATTCAGGCACTCGCTGAGCGGAACATCATTTCGAAGCGCCGGCAAGCCACCCATAATCGCACACTCGCCGACAGCGACCAAAATCTCGCAGTTTTTTCTAAATTCACGAAGCACATGCAGGTTTTCATCGTTGCAAACGCCTCCTTCAATGAGGCCAACATCAACCCGTTGATCGAAACTTTTATAGTCAGTGAATGGCGAGCGCAATATCTCGATGTGTGGCAACACCTCGACAAGGTCGAGATCCATGTCGAGAAACGACATATGACAACCGAAACATCCTGCCAACGAAACAGTCGCAACTTTGATTTTTCTCGGTGCCGGTTTCGCGTTCACTTAGAACTCCGACTATCGCTCTTGCGGGTACCAATGGGTCGATCAAAACCTTGCCCCTTAAATAAAATCGCCCCAGTCGGACA from Deltaproteobacteria bacterium includes these protein-coding regions:
- a CDS encoding NADP oxidoreductase, producing MSFLDMDLDLVEVLPHIEILRSPFTDYKSFDQRVDVGLIEGGVCNDENLHVLREFRKNCEILVAVGECAIMGGLPALRNDVPLSECLNESYITGPTVSNPTNVIPHNRHLPKILDRVYPCHEIVKIDVFLPGCPPPGPLFRDLLKSQIYGHPFSLNRGAITYE
- a CDS encoding Ni/Fe hydrogenase subunit alpha encodes the protein MNNGVNSGVNSSVNSGVNRREIVIDPVSRVEGHGRVTLMLNKKGELDEARLHIVEFRGFERFVQGRPYWEAPVIVQRLCGICPVSHHLCAAKAIDEVVGLNDQTIPETARVMRRLMHYGQILQSHALHFFYLAAPDLLLGRDVEVADRSIVGIVNANPELAKRGILIRKFGQEIIRATAGKKIHGISAVPGGIHKNLGQAEISYFNDGVDVPSVSQVIDWCVDVLSVYKEFHFSNKTWVDSFLNQPMLSLSLVGEDGEMDLYHGRLRCVSPTGKRILDDVDYHDYVSLYGERVVDWTYLKFPFLKSLGFPNGSMRVGPLARVNVCDSIPTPRAQKELDEFRSVNGRYSQSTLNFHWARLIEMLFCAERIQELLSNPEISGSQLKASGKFTGSGIGFIEAPRGTLIHHYDVAESGEIQRCNLIVSTTHNNLAMNEAVGSVARRLLPETDLKSARSQDRLMNAIESAIRAYDPCLSCATHALGKMPLQIRVEQAGEVINEFTR